The genomic stretch agcagactacccatgagtacccaatcactccttttacctgctCATTGGCGAGAGTTAGGCATGAGTCGTGGAGTTTCGTCCACCACAAATGTCTCCATTCCTTGGTTAGCTTGATCAACCCTCGCTGCCTGTTTGATCCACTGACATTCAGATGTTGACTTGATCAGATAGAGATGCTCCTCAGGGAAGGCATCAGAGATAGCTTCGCCATTATCTACTTGTAAGATTCGGCTCAAATGATCTGCCACTCTGTTCTCGCATCCCTTCTTATCGACTGcctcccaatcgaattcttgtaagAGGAGGACCCATCTAATCAGTCGTGGCTTCGattccttctttgccagtaagtatttaatggccgcatggtcagtatagactATCACTTTGGACCCAAGCAGGTATGTCCTGAACTTCTCAAAGGCGTACACCACCGATAGCTTCTCATTTTCAGTCGTGTTGTAATTCTTCTGTGCTTGATTTAGAGTTTTGGAAGCATAGAAGATTACGTAACTCTTTCCTTCGATTTTTTGACCTATTACtgcccccacagcatagtcgctagcatcgcacatcacctcaaaggggtgagTCCAGTCGGGGGCGCGTAATATTGGAGAGCTTATCAATCTATCCTTCAGCAGTTGGAACGTGGTCTTGCAATCATCGGAGAATTCAAACTCCACCTCAGGGGCTGGGTtatctttgcgaaatccttgataaatcttctatAAAACCCAGCGTGGCCAAGAAAGGCTCTGATTTCCTTCTGGTTGGTGGGAAATGGGAGTTTTGCAATGACCGCTATCTTCGCTCGGTCGACCTCTATTCCCCTACTCgacaccacatgccctaggacaattccttcggtaaccataaaatggcacttctcaaagtttaAAACCAAGTCCTTTTGGCGGCATCTTTCCAGCACTCTATTCAGGCTGTGCAGCCCTTGATCGAATATGTCTCCATagacagtgaagtcgtccatgaagatctcaatacAGTCTTCCAATAGGTCAGaaaaatgctcatcatgcatctttggaaagtgCCTGGGGCATTACAGAGACCAAACGACACTCTTCGATAAGCGTAAGTGCCGAAGAGCAGGTGAACGTCGTCTTCTCTTGGTCTTCCGGATTAACCGCTATCTGGAAGTAGCCGCTATAACCATCCAAGAAGCCGAAGTACTGTTTCCCTGCTAACTtctccaacatctgatcaatgaatggcaaggggaagtgatccttctttgTTGCTGCGTTCAGCTTcctatagtcaatgcacatTCTCCATCCAGTAACTGGCCTTGTCGGGATCAATtcgtttttctcatttttcactaCTTGAATCCCTCCTTTCTTTGGCACCATGTGCACTGGGCTGACCCAGTTACTGTCTGGAATTGAGTAGATAATTCCTATCGAGACCAATTTGACAATTCTTTGAGCACCtcctccctcatgttggggttgagcTTACGTTGTTGGTCGCGATGTGGTTTGGCTCCTTCTTCCAGTCGGATGTGATGCATACATAAGTCTGGGATGATGCCCACTAGGTCTGTTAGTTTCCAGCCGATAACCTTCTGATTCTTTCTTAATACCTCCAGCAATCTATCTTCCTGCCCCTGGGTCAACTGACTGTTGATGATGACATGCTTCATTTCTTCCTCTCCCAGGTAGGCGTACTTTGGATGTGCCGGTAGTGGCTTCAATTCCTTTGCTGGCTTTGGCTCTTCAGTAGGCAGAGGGTTTTCTGCCGCTTCCCTCTCCAGTAGCTTTCCTTGATCAAGCCGCTTCTCTAGGCTGGATACTTGAGCTTTCCCACTTGACCCAGCTGGCCTCGGGTGAAGGCTTGGTCGTCCATTTCTCCGACATTCATGATCTCATACCACTCTGCAACTTCCCTCTTGATTTCTTTTTCAACAGCTGAATCAGTGAACTGCCTCTTCAAGAATTCTTCATCCAAGTACTCTTGTACCAAGGGCTCAGTCTCATCTACTGAGTACACGTTTTCGCTATCGGCAGacctcttcatggcttcatcgaTATTGAACGTGAATTGTTCTCCATTGAAGTCCAAGCTTATTGTCCCATTACGAACATCTATTATGGTGCTCGTCGTACACAGGAACCGCCTCCCCAGTAGGACTCCACTTGATTCCTTGGTTGCTGGCTCCGTCATTTTGATTACGAAAGAATCAGCTGGGTACAGAAAGTTATTCACCTTCACAACCACATCTTCCAGAATTCCTTCCGGGTGAATACACGATATGTCGACCAATTGGATCATGATGTCAGTGTCGACGAGCTTGGCCACTCCCAGCTTCCTATAGATGGAGTATGGTAGAACGTTGATAGACGCCCCCAAATCGCACACCTCGTGCTCCACCTGAATTTCCCCAATCGAAATTGGAAGCGTGAACATTCCTGGATCAGTCTTCTTGGAGGGGAGGTCGCTTCTCTGGATCATGGCAGAGAC from Salvia splendens isolate huo1 chromosome 4, SspV2, whole genome shotgun sequence encodes the following:
- the LOC121800799 gene encoding uncharacterized protein LOC121800799 yields the protein MSLGELRGNERKIPATVQPSGRENISEVSLRSGKVYQSPSPRVMSPASMSKPNREKEGESSGMDQAKGTDKGKIKVGGESLEGSQGEEAEKVKPYPYRGMVTRKRDTTIDMANMFKEVEVKVPLLTALKMPPISKFVKDYLAGKINKEGRLITEENVSAMIQRSDLPSKKTDPGMFTLPISIGEIQVEHEVCDLGASINVLPYSIYRKLGVAKLVDTDIMIQLVDISCIHPEGILEDVVVKVNNFLYPADSFVIKMTEPATKESSGVLLGRRFLCTTSTIIDVRNGTISLDFNGEQFTFNIDEAMKRSADSENVYSVDETEPLVQEYLDEEFLKRQFTDSAVEKEIKREVAEWYEIMNVGEMDDQAFTRGQLGQVGKLKYPA